The Brachyhypopomus gauderio isolate BG-103 chromosome 7, BGAUD_0.2, whole genome shotgun sequence genome has a window encoding:
- the m17 gene encoding IL-6 subfamily cytokine M17 gives MNGHARNMHWQAHRTQPTDMLLLTVILLAVVEFGNATAQCIDESCNKNLHKAVKLSRFVSWTTAELITTYQATQGDFAAQFCTMTMDGVPSSTLWGNSPAERVQSAYVRLTELLPHGMMVLQQQSDLQSSSGPLLSGLAELLDHGRHLTSRIRCALQKLRPNIPLPDGSVGPTAVLPPQNTFQQKVYGCVVLTRIQELASKAARELKSLRGQCKNRTRMMSQNF, from the exons ATGAATGGTCATGCTAGGAACATGCACTGGCAGGCCCACAGAACCCAGCCAACGGACA TGCTGCTCCTGACAGTTATCCTGTTAGCTGTGGTCGAGTTTGGAAATGCAACAGCTCAGTGCATTGACGAGAGTTGCAACAAAAATCTTCACAAAGCCGTAAAGCTCAGCAGGTTCGTGTCCTGGACCACCGCAGAGTTAATAACGACATAC CAAGCCACTCAAGGCGACTTTGCGGCCCAGTTCTGCACAATGACGATGGACGGCGTGCCGTCGTCGACGCTGTGGGGCAACAGTCCGGCCGAGCGTGTCCAGAGCGCCTACGTCCGCCTGACGGAGCTCCTGCCACACGGCATGATGGTCCTGCAGCAGCAGAGCGACCTGCAGTCCTCCTCGGGACCTCTGCTCTCAGGTCTGGCTGAGCTGCTCGATCACGGCAGGCACCTTACCAGCAGGATACGCTGTGCCCTGCAGAAACTGCGGCCCAACATTCCCCTGCCTGACGGATCTGTGGGACCCACGGCAGTGCTGCCTCCACAGAACACCTTCCAGCAGAAGGTCTATGGCTGTGTGGTTCTCACCAGGATCCAAGAACTCGCGTCGAAAGCTGCCCGTGAACTGAAGTCACTCAGGGGCCAGTGTAAAAACAGAACTCGAATGATGTCACAGAACTTCTGA
- the taok3b gene encoding serine/threonine-protein kinase TAO3 codes for MSGYKRMRRQHQKQLIALENRLKAEMDEHKLRLQKEAETQASSTYIELERLAKKQAAQMEKEIKAWAAEEKRIQQQILVQQKKELTTFLETQKKQYRLCRDRMKEDMNDDPGTPKEEKQERLSRQKETVQRSQAQEEAQFLHQQRLVYDRSCRALKRRSLIKKHELEQEQIREELNKKKDQKEMEQALMIRHDGSTQDLERRHLDSLQRLRMELIRLQHQTELENQEEYNHRRQRELHRKHALEQRQQPRSLKTLEMQIKKQFQDTCKVQNKQYKALKNHQLEVSPKSDHKALLKSLKEEQTRKLATLATQYEQSISEMMASQSLRLDSEQETECQALQRQLQQEMELLDAYQSRTKAQAEAQHERELQKLEQKASLRRAHLEQKIEEELASLQKERTEKIKHLFERQERELETFDMESARLGFGSLASFDFPKEDDR; via the exons ATGTCGGGCTACAAGCGCATGCGACGGCAGCACCAGAAGCAGCTGATCGCCCTGGAGAACAGGCTCAAGGCCGAGATGGACGAGCACAAGCTCCGCCTCCAAAAGGAGGCGGAGACACAGGCCAGCAGCACCTACATCGAGCTGGAGCGTCTCGCCAAGAAACAAGCTGCTCAAATGGAGAAGGAG ATAAAGGCGTGGGCCGCGGAGGAGAAGCGGATCCAGCAGCAGATCCTGGTCCAGCAGAAGAAGGAGCTGACCACCTTCTTGGAGACACAAAAGAAGCAGTACCGGCTGTGCAGGGATCGGATGAAGGAG GATATGAACGATGACCCCGGCACACCGAAGGAGGAGAAACAGGAGCGGCTATCGCGCCAGAAGGAGACGGTGCAGCGATCGCAGGCGCAGGAGGAAGCGCAGTTCCTCCACCAGCAGAGGCTCGTCTACGACAGGAGCTGCCGCGCCCTGAAGAGGCGGAGTCTCATCAAGAAGCACGAACTGGAGCAGGAGCAGATCCGGGAG GAGCTGAACAAGAAGAAGGACCAGAAGGAGATGGAGCAGGCATTGATGATCCGGCACGACGGGTCCACGCAGGACCTGGAGCGACGGCACCTGGACAGCCTGCAGAGACTGCGCATGGAGCTGATCCGCCTGCAGCACCAGACGGAGCTGGAGAACCAGGAGGAGTACAACCACCGACGGCAGAGGGAGCTGCACCGCAAACACGCCCTGGAGCAGCGGCAGCAGCCCCGCAGTCTGAAG ACATTGGAGATGCAGATCAAAAAACAATTCCAGGACACTTGCAAGGTTCAGAACAAACAGTACAAAGCCCTGAAGAACCACCAGCTGGAGGTATCGCCCAAGAGTGACCACAAAGCCCTCCTGAAATCTCTAAAAGAGGAGCAGACCCGCAAATTGGCTACACTGGCCACACAGTATGAGCAGAGCATCAGTGAAATGATGGCCTCTCAATCG CTCCGGCTGGACAGCGAGCAGGAGACCGAGTGTCAGgccttacagcggcagctgcaGCAGGAAATGGAGCTCCTGGATGCCTACCAGAGCAGGACGAAGGCCCAGGCGGAGGCCCAGCATGAGCGTGAGCTGCAGAAGCTGGAGCAGAAGGCGTCCTTGCGCAGGGCTCACCTGGAACAGAAA ATTGAAGAGGAGCTGGCTTCGCTTCAGAAAGAACGGACGGAAAAAATCAAGCATTTATTCGAGCGCCAGGAGAGGGAGCTGGAAACGTTCGACATGGAGAGCGCGCGCCTAGGATTCGGGAGCTTGGCCTCGTTTGACTTTCCCAAGGAGGACGACAGATGA